The Brachybacterium huguangmaarense genome contains a region encoding:
- the pknB gene encoding Stk1 family PASTA domain-containing Ser/Thr kinase — MSEKPVVLGGRYELGHVIGRGGMAEVYLATDTRLHRTVAVKVLRSDLARDDSFQERFRREAQSAAGLNHPAIVSVYDTGEDHRTERGHEISIPYIVMEYVEGRTLRAFIHEDRPMEMRQAAEIMAGVLSALEYSHERGIVHRDIKPGNIMITEHGAVKVMDFGIARAVADATSAMTQTQAVMGTAQYLSPEQARGQLVDARSDIYSAACVLYEMLTGRPPFTGDSPVSIAYQHVRENPVPPSTYNPTIPPPMDAVILTGLAKDRDERYPSAVAFSRDIAAVVAGRPPQLVAGGTLTGADGQTTTVLSPVGATQVLPEGETQLIPTQGGHAVAPVASAPAPTGPGATPPGDDAAEKRHRRPVWLFVLIILAVLAIAAAALAYFNPFGGADTATVPDLVGDTQAEASAKLKDAGLKPAFTPKADADVEKGRVISTDPTSGKEVATASTVTVVVSSGPGTVDVPDLTGKTPDEAEQILDAQGLGLKVVDSEDSKDVDKGQITRSKPAAGTTASEGDTIEVWTASGDVTVPAVVDMKKDDAVKAIEEAGLKAEVTEAESDTVDPDTVTSQNPASDGTQTAEKGSTVQIVVATAPGPVTVPNLTGQTADAAATKLGDLGLGVKRTTEHSSDVPKGSVIRTDPEANSPVDAGSTVTIVVSDGPEPTPTTSAPASPTESTSPTPTETGTPTDEDQPQG; from the coding sequence GTGAGCGAGAAACCCGTGGTCCTGGGCGGCCGGTACGAGCTGGGCCACGTCATCGGACGTGGCGGCATGGCCGAGGTGTACCTCGCGACCGACACGCGCCTGCATCGCACGGTCGCCGTCAAGGTGCTGCGCTCCGACCTCGCCCGCGACGACTCCTTCCAGGAGCGCTTCCGCCGGGAGGCCCAGAGCGCCGCGGGCCTCAACCATCCCGCGATCGTGTCCGTCTACGACACGGGCGAGGACCACCGCACCGAGCGCGGCCACGAGATCTCGATCCCGTACATCGTCATGGAGTACGTCGAGGGCCGCACCCTGCGCGCGTTCATCCACGAGGACCGGCCGATGGAGATGCGCCAGGCCGCCGAGATCATGGCCGGCGTGCTGTCGGCGCTCGAGTACTCGCACGAGCGCGGCATCGTGCACCGCGACATCAAGCCCGGCAACATCATGATCACCGAGCACGGCGCCGTGAAGGTGATGGACTTCGGGATCGCCCGCGCGGTCGCGGACGCGACGAGCGCGATGACGCAGACCCAGGCAGTCATGGGGACCGCCCAGTACCTCTCGCCCGAGCAGGCGCGCGGCCAGCTCGTCGACGCCCGCTCGGACATCTACTCCGCCGCGTGCGTGCTGTACGAGATGCTCACCGGGCGCCCGCCGTTCACGGGCGACTCGCCCGTCTCGATCGCCTACCAGCACGTGCGGGAGAACCCGGTCCCGCCGTCGACGTACAACCCCACGATCCCGCCACCCATGGACGCCGTGATCCTCACGGGGCTCGCGAAAGACCGCGACGAGCGCTATCCGAGCGCGGTCGCCTTCTCGCGCGACATCGCGGCGGTCGTCGCGGGGCGTCCCCCGCAGCTCGTCGCGGGCGGCACCCTCACGGGCGCCGACGGTCAGACCACGACGGTGCTCTCCCCCGTCGGCGCCACCCAGGTGCTGCCCGAGGGCGAGACCCAGCTGATCCCGACCCAGGGCGGCCACGCCGTCGCCCCGGTCGCCTCGGCGCCCGCGCCGACGGGGCCCGGCGCCACGCCGCCCGGCGACGACGCGGCCGAGAAGCGGCATCGGCGGCCGGTGTGGCTGTTCGTGCTGATCATCCTGGCGGTCCTCGCGATCGCGGCGGCCGCCCTGGCGTACTTCAACCCCTTCGGGGGCGCCGACACCGCGACCGTGCCCGATCTCGTGGGCGACACCCAGGCCGAGGCCTCCGCGAAGCTCAAGGACGCGGGCCTCAAGCCCGCGTTCACGCCGAAGGCGGACGCCGACGTCGAGAAGGGCCGCGTGATCTCGACGGACCCGACCTCGGGCAAGGAGGTCGCCACGGCCTCGACCGTCACCGTCGTGGTCTCGAGCGGGCCGGGCACCGTCGACGTCCCCGACCTCACGGGCAAGACCCCCGACGAGGCCGAGCAGATCCTCGATGCGCAGGGCCTGGGCCTGAAGGTCGTGGACTCCGAGGACTCCAAGGACGTCGACAAGGGGCAGATCACGCGCAGCAAGCCGGCCGCGGGCACGACCGCGAGCGAGGGCGACACCATCGAGGTGTGGACCGCCTCGGGCGACGTGACCGTGCCCGCCGTGGTCGACATGAAGAAGGACGACGCCGTGAAGGCGATCGAGGAGGCGGGTCTCAAGGCCGAGGTGACCGAGGCCGAGAGCGACACCGTCGATCCCGACACCGTGACCTCGCAGAATCCCGCGAGCGACGGCACCCAGACGGCCGAGAAGGGCTCGACCGTGCAGATCGTCGTGGCCACGGCCCCCGGCCCCGTGACCGTGCCGAACCTGACCGGGCAGACCGCGGACGCCGCGGCCACGAAGCTGGGCGACCTCGGCCTCGGCGTCAAGCGCACCACCGAGCACTCGAGCGACGTGCCCAAGGGCTCCGTGATCCGCACCGACCCGGAGGCCAACTCCCCCGTCGACGCGGGGTCGACCGTCACGATCGTGGTGTCCGACGGGCCGGAGCCCACCCCGACCACCTCGGCACCGGCCTCGCCCACCGAGTCGACGTCCCCGACCCCGACCGAGACCGGGACGCCCACCGACGAGGACCAGCCCCAGGGCTGA
- a CDS encoding FHA domain-containing protein FhaB/FipA: MSELTIVVLRIGFVVALWVFVIAVLLVLRNDLFGTTVVTRASKPDPRREQRPSADPAAAAALRTDPAVTATTLVVTAGPLRGTTLTLGSTPVLIGRAPECTLVLDDDYASNRHARVFQRDGQWWVEDLGSTNGTTLSGKKIEGTVPFKSGARVRIGRTEVELRRGPR, encoded by the coding sequence GTGAGCGAACTGACCATCGTCGTCCTGCGGATCGGCTTCGTCGTCGCCCTGTGGGTCTTCGTGATCGCCGTGCTGCTCGTGCTGCGCAACGACCTCTTCGGCACGACCGTGGTCACGCGGGCCTCGAAGCCGGACCCGCGCCGCGAGCAGAGGCCCTCGGCCGATCCGGCCGCGGCGGCGGCCCTGCGCACCGATCCCGCCGTCACCGCGACCACGCTCGTGGTGACGGCCGGCCCGCTGCGCGGGACCACCCTCACCCTGGGGTCGACGCCCGTGCTGATCGGCCGCGCCCCCGAGTGCACCCTCGTGCTCGACGACGACTACGCCTCCAACCGGCACGCCCGGGTGTTCCAGCGCGACGGCCAGTGGTGGGTCGAGGACCTCGGCTCCACGAACGGGACCACGCTGTCGGGCAAGAAGATCGAGGGCACGGTGCCGTTCAAGTCGGGCGCCCGGGTGCGCATCGGCCGCACCGAGGTCGAGCTGAGACGAGGACCCCGATGA
- a CDS encoding peptidoglycan D,D-transpeptidase FtsI family protein, protein MNKPLRHVALVVGILFVFLFGSTTYIQAIQAKSLNDDSRNHRTLYAEFGRDRGPIVVAGDPIADSVKTDDTYGYQRTYADGPMYAPVTGYYSVVYGFTGLENSLNDTLSGEADSLFYQRISDIVSGRTPQGATVELTIDPAAQKAAWDGLQGHRGAAVALDPETGAILAMASTPSYDPNDMASHSRSAVTETWQSLSKDSSKPMTNRAIGGDLYPPGSTFKLLVAAAALDSGQYTKDSVIPGPGTYQLPGSSNVMNNHSEGDTTPCGDGDQSSLQDALRQSCNTSFALLGTALGQKALQDITAEYGFGTKMSIPMRVTPSSIGDDLDGAQLATTSIGQYEDRVTPLQMAMVAASFDNDGVVMEPQLVQSVRTSDLKEISSLTSTKLSQPLSASNAAQMRDMMVATVEDGTGTAAQIDGAEVGGKTGTAQWGSGRTPHAWFVGYANAGDRKVAVAVVVEEGGYGARAAAPIARDIMEAVVSP, encoded by the coding sequence ATGAACAAGCCGCTGCGCCACGTCGCCCTCGTCGTCGGGATCCTGTTCGTGTTCCTGTTCGGCTCGACCACGTACATCCAGGCCATCCAGGCCAAGTCGCTCAACGACGACTCGCGCAACCACCGCACCCTGTACGCGGAGTTCGGTCGGGACCGCGGGCCCATCGTGGTCGCGGGCGACCCGATCGCCGACTCGGTCAAGACCGACGACACCTACGGCTACCAGCGCACCTACGCCGACGGGCCGATGTACGCGCCCGTGACGGGCTACTACTCGGTCGTCTACGGCTTCACGGGCCTCGAGAACTCCCTCAACGACACGCTCTCGGGCGAGGCGGACTCGCTGTTCTACCAGCGCATCTCCGACATCGTCTCGGGCCGCACCCCGCAGGGCGCGACCGTCGAGCTCACGATCGACCCCGCGGCGCAGAAGGCCGCGTGGGACGGCCTGCAGGGCCATCGGGGGGCGGCCGTCGCGCTCGACCCGGAGACCGGGGCGATCCTCGCGATGGCCTCGACCCCGTCGTACGACCCCAACGACATGGCCAGCCACAGCCGCAGCGCCGTGACCGAGACCTGGCAGTCGCTGTCCAAGGACTCCTCCAAGCCGATGACCAACCGGGCGATCGGCGGCGACCTGTACCCGCCGGGGTCGACGTTCAAGCTGCTCGTGGCCGCCGCCGCGCTCGACTCGGGCCAGTACACGAAGGACTCCGTGATCCCGGGCCCCGGCACGTACCAGCTGCCGGGCTCCTCCAACGTCATGAACAACCACTCCGAGGGCGACACCACCCCGTGCGGCGACGGCGACCAGTCGAGCCTGCAGGACGCCCTGCGCCAGTCGTGCAACACGTCGTTCGCGCTCCTGGGCACGGCGCTCGGGCAGAAGGCGCTGCAGGACATCACCGCGGAGTACGGCTTCGGCACCAAGATGTCGATCCCGATGCGGGTCACGCCCTCGAGCATCGGCGACGACCTCGACGGCGCCCAGCTCGCGACCACCTCGATCGGCCAGTACGAGGACCGCGTCACCCCGCTGCAGATGGCGATGGTCGCCGCGTCCTTCGACAACGACGGCGTCGTCATGGAGCCGCAGCTCGTGCAGTCGGTCCGCACGAGCGACCTCAAGGAGATCTCCTCGCTCACCTCCACCAAGCTCTCCCAGCCGCTCTCGGCCTCCAACGCCGCGCAGATGCGCGACATGATGGTCGCGACCGTCGAGGACGGCACCGGCACGGCCGCGCAGATCGACGGCGCCGAGGTGGGCGGCAAGACGGGCACCGCCCAGTGGGGCTCGGGCCGCACCCCCCACGCCTGGTTCGTGGGCTACGCCAACGCCGGCGACCGCAAGGTGGCCGTCGCGGTCGTGGTCGAGGAGGGCGGCTACGGCGCCCGTGCCGCCGCCCCGATCGCGCGCGACATCATGGAGGCGGTGGTCTCGCCGTGA
- a CDS encoding SGNH/GDSL hydrolase family protein, with product MSSTEVPPLPDGEPARHPWTRFVAIGDSFTEGIGDPDPTVPGGHRGWADRVAEELGSDVDGFSYANLAIRGRLFRQIIDEQLEPALALEPELVNFMAGGNDVLRLADPDAIAVEIDETVGRLADTGATVVLFTAPDVGSTPVLNLIRGRAAIYNENLRTIASRHDAAVVDLWALRALTHESMWAEDRLHFSARGHQTIAAEVLDTLHVPHHLHPADPEDAPLLTWRAARQGDLQWARSHFGPWVLRRLRHQSSGDDLVPKRPQAAPVFGKGMPPGSAASPAPEQD from the coding sequence ATGTCCTCGACGGAGGTGCCCCCGCTCCCCGACGGCGAGCCCGCCCGCCACCCCTGGACCCGCTTCGTCGCGATCGGCGACTCCTTCACCGAGGGGATCGGCGATCCCGACCCGACCGTGCCGGGCGGCCACCGCGGCTGGGCCGACCGGGTCGCCGAGGAGCTGGGCAGCGACGTCGACGGCTTCTCGTACGCCAACCTCGCGATCCGGGGCCGTCTCTTCCGGCAGATCATCGACGAGCAGCTCGAGCCGGCGCTCGCCCTCGAGCCCGAACTGGTGAACTTCATGGCCGGCGGCAACGACGTGCTGCGGCTCGCCGATCCCGATGCGATCGCCGTCGAGATCGACGAGACGGTCGGGCGGCTCGCGGACACCGGCGCCACCGTCGTCCTGTTCACCGCGCCGGACGTCGGCTCGACGCCGGTGCTCAACCTGATCCGCGGCCGCGCCGCGATCTACAACGAGAACCTGCGCACGATCGCGTCCCGCCACGACGCCGCCGTGGTGGACCTGTGGGCGCTGCGGGCGCTCACCCACGAGTCGATGTGGGCCGAGGACCGCCTGCACTTCTCGGCGCGCGGGCACCAGACGATCGCGGCCGAGGTCCTCGACACCCTGCACGTCCCCCACCACCTGCACCCGGCCGACCCCGAGGACGCACCGCTGCTCACCTGGCGCGCCGCACGCCAGGGAGACCTGCAGTGGGCGCGCTCGCACTTCGGCCCCTGGGTGCTGCGACGCCTGCGCCACCAGTCCTCCGGCGACGACCTGGTGCCCAAGCGCCCCCAGGCGGCGCCCGTCTTCGGCAAGGGCATGCCGCCCGGATCGGCCGCCTCCCCCGCCCCCGAGCAGGACTGA
- a CDS encoding FtsW/RodA/SpoVE family cell cycle protein, whose amino-acid sequence MTTVVSYTARTRRFTHALLLLFALVIGLGAYALVGLGRTGEIPPSLPTTAIVVTVLAVALQAVVMWRAPYADPVILPLVLLLNLIGLSAISSFDSAKALYASKATHYADRQLIWTVVGVVLALVVLALLRDHRLLRRYTWVSALVGAVFLLLPLVPGLGRSVYGARIWIAVGSYSFQPAEIAKICFAVFFAGYLVSRRDTLALAGPKVLGIHLPRWSDFGPILVAWAFAVAVLVFETDLGTSLMFFGLFVAMLYIATDRLSWLIIGAVMFLPPAIFAVTQVSHVRTRLTCWLDPMSSANFSRCGQINEGLFGMGSGGVLGSGLGNGRPNMVPFGQSDFIYAGLAEEMGMVGAFAVLVLYLLLVQRSLRAAVGISDGFGTLLAGGLGFVIALQVFVVVGGVTRVLPLTGLTLPFLAAGGSSLVANWIIVGILVRLSDAARRPAARRIAPETAPAPAEVG is encoded by the coding sequence GTGACGACCGTCGTCTCGTACACCGCGCGCACGCGCCGGTTCACCCATGCCCTGCTGCTCCTCTTCGCACTGGTCATCGGGCTGGGCGCGTACGCCCTCGTGGGCCTCGGGCGCACCGGGGAGATCCCTCCCTCGCTGCCGACCACCGCGATCGTGGTGACCGTGCTCGCGGTCGCCCTGCAGGCGGTCGTCATGTGGCGCGCCCCCTACGCGGACCCGGTCATCCTGCCGCTTGTGCTGCTGCTGAACCTGATCGGGCTGTCGGCCATCTCGAGCTTCGACTCCGCCAAGGCGCTGTACGCGTCCAAGGCCACGCACTACGCGGACCGTCAGCTGATCTGGACGGTCGTCGGCGTGGTGCTCGCGCTCGTGGTGCTCGCGCTCCTGCGCGACCACCGCCTGCTGCGCCGCTACACGTGGGTCAGCGCGCTCGTCGGCGCCGTGTTCCTGCTGCTGCCGCTCGTGCCCGGCCTCGGGCGCAGCGTGTATGGGGCGCGGATCTGGATCGCGGTCGGCAGCTACAGCTTCCAGCCCGCGGAGATCGCCAAGATCTGCTTCGCCGTGTTCTTCGCGGGATACCTGGTCTCCCGGCGCGACACGCTCGCCCTGGCCGGCCCCAAGGTGCTCGGCATCCATCTGCCGCGCTGGTCGGACTTCGGGCCGATCCTGGTGGCGTGGGCCTTCGCCGTCGCGGTGCTCGTGTTCGAGACCGACCTGGGCACGTCCCTCATGTTCTTCGGCCTGTTCGTCGCGATGCTGTATATCGCGACCGACCGCCTGAGCTGGCTCATCATCGGGGCGGTCATGTTCCTGCCGCCCGCGATCTTCGCGGTCACCCAGGTCAGCCACGTGCGCACCCGCCTGACCTGCTGGCTCGACCCGATGAGCTCGGCGAACTTCTCCCGCTGCGGCCAGATCAACGAGGGGCTGTTCGGCATGGGCAGCGGCGGCGTGCTCGGCTCGGGCCTGGGCAACGGGCGCCCCAACATGGTGCCGTTCGGCCAGAGCGACTTCATCTACGCGGGCCTCGCCGAGGAGATGGGCATGGTCGGCGCCTTCGCCGTGCTCGTCCTGTACCTGCTGCTGGTCCAGCGCTCGCTGCGCGCGGCCGTGGGCATCTCCGACGGCTTCGGGACCCTGCTCGCCGGGGGGCTCGGCTTCGTCATCGCGCTGCAGGTCTTCGTCGTCGTCGGGGGCGTGACCCGGGTGCTCCCGCTGACCGGCCTCACGCTCCCCTTCCTCGCCGCGGGCGGATCCTCCCTCGTGGCCAACTGGATCATCGTGGGCATCCTCGTGCGGCTCTCGGACGCGGCCCGGCGTCCCGCCGCGCGCCGCATCGCCCCCGAGACCGCACCGGCCCCGGCGGAGGTGGGCTGA
- a CDS encoding PP2C family protein-serine/threonine phosphatase, producing the protein MSFALRYAARSDVGLVRSNNQDSGYAGSHLVAVADGMGGHAGGDVASSIVIGRLSQLDSDTPATEIVAALEDAILDANQSILRRARDEPQLAGLGTTVTALLRAEGKFALAHIGDSRAYLLRDGECTQITKDHTFVQRLMDEGRLTPEEAERHPQRSVLMRVLGDVDSDPELDLSLRPARAGDRWMLCSDGLSGLVSLETIGRTLREIDDPGECADALVQLALRGGGPDNITCVIADVVDLDALPKGMGAPSSSPEIVGSAGRSRHQPTAASGPAAKAAALTRPERPTPFEDEDFAEEDAPRRSHWPAVVVTLLIAAVLAGGLWAGYAWTQGQYYVAAQDDEIVVYQGVSQDLGPVHLSHRIESTGISTDDLSSVTLEQVRDTIPADSREAADEVVATLRDEASRTQEARRAQEEAAQAEQQAAEQSAQPGAVPSEPAPTTTESAGG; encoded by the coding sequence ATGAGCTTCGCCCTGCGCTACGCGGCCCGGTCCGACGTGGGCCTGGTCCGGTCCAACAACCAGGACTCGGGCTACGCCGGAAGCCACCTCGTGGCCGTCGCCGACGGCATGGGCGGCCACGCCGGCGGCGACGTCGCCTCGTCGATCGTGATCGGTCGCCTCTCGCAGCTCGACTCCGACACCCCGGCGACCGAGATCGTCGCGGCGCTCGAGGACGCGATCCTCGACGCCAACCAGTCGATCCTTCGGCGCGCCCGCGACGAGCCCCAGCTCGCGGGCCTGGGCACCACCGTCACCGCGCTCCTGCGCGCCGAGGGCAAGTTCGCCCTCGCCCACATCGGCGACTCGCGCGCCTACCTGCTGCGCGACGGCGAGTGCACGCAGATCACCAAGGACCACACCTTCGTCCAGCGCCTCATGGACGAGGGCCGCCTGACGCCCGAGGAGGCGGAGCGCCACCCCCAGCGCAGCGTGCTCATGCGCGTGCTCGGCGACGTCGACTCCGACCCCGAGCTCGACCTGTCGCTGCGCCCCGCGCGCGCGGGCGACCGCTGGATGCTGTGCTCCGACGGGCTCTCCGGCCTGGTCTCGCTCGAGACCATCGGCCGCACCCTGCGGGAGATCGACGATCCCGGCGAGTGCGCCGACGCCCTCGTCCAGCTCGCCCTGCGCGGCGGCGGACCCGACAACATCACGTGCGTGATCGCCGACGTGGTCGACCTCGACGCCCTGCCCAAGGGCATGGGCGCCCCGTCCTCGAGCCCCGAGATCGTGGGCTCGGCGGGGCGTTCGCGCCACCAGCCCACGGCGGCGTCGGGGCCTGCCGCGAAGGCCGCGGCGCTCACCCGCCCTGAGCGCCCGACCCCCTTCGAGGACGAGGACTTCGCCGAGGAGGACGCCCCGCGGCGCAGCCACTGGCCCGCCGTGGTCGTGACCCTGCTGATCGCCGCGGTGCTCGCGGGCGGCCTGTGGGCCGGGTACGCGTGGACCCAGGGCCAGTACTACGTGGCGGCGCAGGACGACGAGATCGTCGTCTACCAGGGCGTCTCCCAGGACCTCGGGCCCGTGCACCTGTCCCATCGCATCGAGTCGACGGGCATCAGCACCGACGACCTCTCGTCGGTGACGCTCGAGCAGGTCCGGGACACGATCCCCGCCGACTCGCGCGAGGCCGCCGACGAGGTCGTCGCGACGCTCCGCGACGAGGCGAGCCGCACCCAGGAGGCGCGGCGCGCCCAGGAGGAGGCCGCCCAGGCCGAGCAGCAGGCGGCCGAGCAGTCGGCCCAGCCCGGCGCCGTGCCGTCCGAGCCCGCGCCGACCACGACCGAGAGCGCAGGGGGGTAA
- a CDS encoding cell division protein CrgA, with protein sequence MARRKRTPTATTRPAETDEALVEQPDDTTVESPATDGTAEAEEAAADGAEEASDDDFDGFGDTIAPRRRAAKRASEPSKRRAEPSKRRAPARLEVPDEAKDSSATGTARARRSAEAERTRTTTTRRRVAATAPNPAWLAPTAVTLLIVGLVYLVAFYLSGGQLPLPIQDWNLLVGFGIMVVGGGLLMRWK encoded by the coding sequence ATGGCGCGCAGGAAGCGCACACCGACGGCCACCACCCGCCCCGCCGAGACGGACGAGGCCCTCGTCGAGCAGCCCGACGACACGACCGTCGAGTCGCCCGCAACCGATGGCACCGCCGAGGCCGAGGAGGCCGCGGCGGACGGCGCGGAGGAGGCGTCCGACGACGACTTCGACGGCTTCGGCGACACGATCGCTCCCCGCCGGCGGGCCGCGAAGCGGGCCTCCGAGCCGTCGAAGCGCCGCGCCGAGCCCTCGAAGCGCCGCGCCCCGGCCCGCCTCGAGGTCCCCGACGAGGCCAAGGACTCCTCAGCCACCGGCACCGCGCGCGCCCGCCGCAGCGCCGAGGCCGAGCGCACGCGCACCACGACCACGCGTCGACGGGTCGCCGCGACCGCGCCGAACCCCGCGTGGCTGGCCCCGACCGCGGTCACGCTGCTGATCGTGGGCCTCGTCTACCTCGTCGCCTTCTACCTCTCGGGCGGTCAGCTGCCGCTCCCGATCCAGGACTGGAACCTGCTCGTGGGGTTCGGGATCATGGTCGTCGGCGGCGGGCTGCTCATGCGCTGGAAGTGA
- a CDS encoding serine/threonine-protein kinase, with product MRTQPGLVLEGRYELVELIATGGMGQVWKGRDQDLDRDVAVKVLREEYAGDEGFLKRFRAEARHTAALSHDAIAALYDYGELDGRAYIVMELCTGRPLSEIIEENPGGLPERRVISVLIDLARALDAAHSKGVVHRDVKPENILVDEDHDWRMKITDFGIARSTDQARLTKTGLVMGTAQYLSPEQAMGKQATSLSDVYALGIVAFEMLTGHRPFTGASQVDIAMAQVKQPAPELPASIDPDLRQLVSMTLAKAPANRPRSASAVARILESIQRGEHPRFTTGAIPSVRSTGEQPASTSASPGGVATSPTGTRTAAMPLPRTSGRRGIRHRSGPSASSGLSAPSGLSASSPQPAPGSEARRAAQVSPSGAWRPADAAAAGPEGTSGDSGRTERTTRGTSTGRRLGPFSVPGLLLILLLLVVVVVAVLGGTGHLFALAGASPTMVGWAADGPVMS from the coding sequence GTGAGGACGCAGCCGGGACTGGTGCTCGAGGGCCGCTACGAGCTCGTCGAGCTGATCGCGACGGGCGGCATGGGCCAGGTCTGGAAGGGACGCGACCAGGACCTCGACCGCGACGTGGCGGTCAAGGTGCTGCGCGAGGAGTACGCGGGCGACGAGGGCTTCCTCAAGCGCTTCCGCGCCGAGGCGCGCCACACCGCGGCCCTCTCGCACGACGCGATCGCCGCGCTCTACGACTACGGCGAGCTCGACGGGCGCGCCTACATCGTGATGGAGCTGTGCACGGGCCGCCCGCTCTCGGAGATCATCGAGGAGAACCCCGGGGGCCTGCCCGAGCGCCGCGTCATCTCGGTGCTCATCGACCTCGCGCGCGCTCTCGACGCCGCCCACTCCAAGGGCGTCGTGCACCGCGACGTCAAGCCCGAGAACATCCTCGTCGACGAGGACCACGACTGGCGCATGAAGATCACGGACTTCGGGATCGCCCGCAGCACCGACCAGGCGCGGCTGACCAAGACGGGGCTCGTGATGGGCACCGCCCAGTACCTCTCCCCCGAGCAGGCCATGGGCAAGCAGGCCACCTCGCTCTCGGACGTGTACGCGCTCGGGATCGTGGCCTTCGAGATGCTGACGGGACACCGGCCCTTCACCGGCGCGAGCCAGGTCGACATCGCGATGGCGCAGGTCAAGCAGCCGGCACCCGAGCTGCCCGCGTCGATCGACCCGGACCTGCGCCAGCTCGTCTCGATGACGCTCGCCAAGGCCCCCGCGAACCGTCCGCGGTCCGCCTCGGCCGTCGCGCGCATCCTGGAGTCCATCCAGCGCGGCGAGCACCCCCGCTTCACGACGGGCGCGATCCCCTCGGTCCGCAGCACGGGCGAGCAGCCCGCCTCGACGTCGGCGAGCCCCGGCGGCGTGGCGACGAGCCCCACGGGCACGCGCACCGCGGCGATGCCGCTGCCGCGCACCTCGGGCCGGCGCGGCATCCGTCACCGCTCGGGGCCCTCGGCGAGCTCGGGCCTGTCGGCCCCCTCGGGGCTCTCGGCCTCGAGCCCGCAGCCCGCACCGGGCTCCGAGGCGCGCCGTGCGGCGCAGGTCTCGCCGAGCGGGGCCTGGCGCCCCGCCGATGCGGCGGCCGCCGGCCCGGAGGGCACGTCGGGCGACTCCGGTCGCACCGAGCGGACCACCCGCGGCACGTCGACGGGGCGGCGCCTGGGGCCCTTCTCGGTGCCCGGGCTGCTGCTGATCCTGCTGCTGCTCGTGGTGGTCGTGGTCGCCGTGCTGGGCGGCACCGGGCATCTGTTCGCGCTGGCCGGGGCGTCACCTACGATGGTCGGATGGGCCGCAGACGGCCCGGTCATGTCATGA
- a CDS encoding FhaA domain-containing protein yields MGILERIERGLDRGVTSVFSPGRGHIKPLDLAQGLKRECDDQIQVLDRTRTLAPNVYAVYLSSADHERFASWEDTLLEELERVIVEHAEKQSYMFVGAVSVSLQTDDEVRQGRFETESRTERGAVAPATGSARAGGTDPILEIDGQQYLLTGRVTVIGRGGDADIILDDTGVSRHHVELSSQGDGGVVATDLGSTNGTFVDGERISTPVRLGDRSLVTVGRTRMTVILPDRSTTADW; encoded by the coding sequence GTGGGGATCTTGGAGCGCATCGAACGCGGCCTCGACCGCGGGGTGACGAGCGTCTTCTCGCCGGGCCGCGGCCACATCAAGCCGCTCGACCTGGCGCAGGGCCTCAAGCGCGAGTGCGACGACCAGATCCAGGTCCTCGACCGCACGCGCACCCTCGCGCCGAACGTCTACGCCGTCTATCTGAGCAGCGCCGACCACGAGCGCTTCGCCTCGTGGGAGGACACGCTCCTCGAGGAGCTCGAGCGCGTGATCGTCGAGCACGCCGAGAAGCAGTCCTACATGTTCGTCGGCGCGGTCTCCGTCTCCCTGCAGACCGACGACGAGGTGCGGCAGGGGCGTTTCGAGACCGAGTCCCGCACCGAGCGGGGCGCCGTGGCGCCCGCGACCGGCAGCGCCCGCGCCGGCGGGACCGACCCGATCCTCGAGATCGACGGCCAGCAGTACCTGCTCACGGGCCGCGTCACGGTGATCGGGCGCGGCGGCGACGCCGACATCATCCTCGACGACACGGGCGTCTCGCGTCACCACGTCGAGCTCTCGAGCCAGGGCGACGGGGGCGTGGTCGCGACCGACCTCGGCTCGACCAACGGCACGTTCGTGGACGGGGAGCGGATCTCGACCCCCGTGCGCCTGGGCGACCGCTCGCTCGTCACGGTGGGGCGCACGCGCATGACGGTGATCCTGCCCGACCGCTCGACGACGGCGGACTGGTGA